In a single window of the Pontibacter russatus genome:
- a CDS encoding Ig-like domain-containing protein, protein MHFLLQKHVSICWLLLCFLFAGQAFGQTSVTCTVSIVSQQASNICEGESIALNAVPGANFTPTGYQWFRDGQAITGATAATYKSNIGGIYTVQATGGSCQGTPTSGEFSVTVDPKPPRPTFNISPTGAICSGTEVAFNVVNPTEDVIYVWDFGNGNTVSSTGAVPVTQTYDTTGTGTVPFTVQVYGVNRSGCSSDTITQTINVRQLPVVAFTEENDFQVCLPDTVAPGDTAIYATITNATQAPYLADITRYFVDWGNGEEKEYLANQFPIKNPTAYDTLGNYPISIRAVNKNGCEAVFTQEFKLSQEPKANFTIDKKERLEEDQVPPCVPVIITPTDSSSGGDLSYTWSVQPDQGYRLDSGSLTSPEPVFIFEESGVYTLQLIVENGCGTDTTSQSVVVGWPQVQVPASVTNCGPLTIDYSSSGAGGGGLPGGGGIPGGGGSGGGGLFVDKNLGENVTVTISITGPTSTTRTFNSDTFQFKYDFTTPGTYTVAVEAVNECGSSNSIYQGQPAPTQQVVILQQPTKPTIPAPGAVCAGDTVLLKPSGPGPIYAWFDSDLPAAIPIATGETFTTPSLTADITYYVAAVDTANGVICIGPKAPIAIDVVPGITNNTIAAAQGETQNVCIGETPARLTGSTPSGGDTSVPYSYKWEFSTTGPASEFKAAPGVNNTINYTPTEPVEGNTWFRRLVFSGSCSTDSSNVVSIVAVDPIPASANTIGPAQQLCEGDTPAPLIGNRPTGGGGAPYIYLWELSTEGPDAGFVTASGTSNEENYTFPAGALSQSKIWIRRAVTSGGCTSYSEPITITVFPAIADNTISDNQEVCTGTAPEALTGSAPTGGNGKYMYLWESSTTGPASGFAPAAGTNTGQSYTPGNITQTTYYRRVVSAGDCKPNTSGVVTIKVNEGILNNTISAEQPAVCVGQTTVAFRGSTPTGGTGTYTYLWESSTSGPDVGFNPAPDDKDGINYTSPTLTQNTWFRRRVSSEGCSSVSESVQITVTPLPENPVLTVEDATACPNGSATLEVANTNGNTIEWYAAPTGGSPVFVGPSFTTPNLQQSTTYYVQAVNANSCTSAARTEATVTIVEPVANAGEDVTIIQGRTAELEATGGVSYLWEPAEGLNDPTLARPIASPQETTTYTVTVTTAEGCTATDEVTVTVIPSIIVPNAFTPNRDQVNEIWEIENHENYPDMRVEVFNRWGNKVYSSSAGYGTPWDGTYNGEVLPVATYYYIIYLNSAEKPISGSVTIIR, encoded by the coding sequence ATGCATTTTCTTTTACAAAAGCACGTTTCCATCTGCTGGCTGCTGCTGTGCTTTCTGTTCGCGGGGCAGGCCTTTGGCCAGACTTCCGTTACCTGCACCGTGTCTATTGTGTCACAGCAGGCTTCCAATATTTGTGAGGGCGAGAGCATTGCCCTGAATGCAGTGCCGGGAGCTAACTTCACCCCTACCGGCTATCAGTGGTTCCGGGACGGGCAGGCGATAACCGGCGCCACAGCAGCCACATATAAGTCAAATATAGGCGGTATATATACCGTACAGGCAACGGGGGGAAGTTGCCAGGGCACGCCAACATCCGGTGAGTTCTCCGTGACCGTTGACCCGAAGCCGCCAAGACCCACCTTTAATATCTCCCCGACAGGCGCCATCTGCTCCGGCACCGAGGTTGCCTTCAATGTGGTGAACCCAACCGAGGATGTGATTTACGTGTGGGACTTCGGGAATGGCAACACCGTGTCCAGCACAGGCGCTGTGCCCGTCACCCAAACCTACGACACGACCGGCACCGGCACCGTTCCCTTCACCGTGCAGGTATATGGCGTGAACCGGTCAGGCTGTTCTTCCGACACCATCACGCAGACCATCAATGTGCGGCAGTTGCCGGTGGTGGCCTTTACCGAAGAGAATGACTTTCAGGTGTGCCTGCCCGACACCGTGGCCCCCGGCGACACGGCCATATATGCCACCATTACCAACGCCACGCAGGCACCCTACCTCGCCGACATCACCCGTTACTTTGTGGACTGGGGCAACGGAGAAGAGAAGGAGTACCTGGCAAACCAGTTCCCGATCAAGAACCCGACGGCCTATGACACCCTGGGCAATTACCCGATCAGCATCCGGGCCGTGAACAAAAACGGCTGCGAGGCGGTGTTCACGCAGGAGTTTAAGCTGAGCCAGGAGCCGAAAGCGAATTTCACCATAGATAAGAAAGAGCGGTTGGAAGAAGACCAGGTGCCGCCCTGTGTGCCGGTCATCATCACGCCCACCGACAGCTCTTCGGGCGGCGACCTGTCTTATACTTGGTCGGTGCAGCCAGACCAGGGCTACAGGCTGGACTCCGGCTCGCTCACCTCTCCCGAGCCCGTCTTCATCTTTGAAGAGTCCGGCGTATATACCCTTCAGTTGATTGTGGAGAACGGCTGCGGCACCGACACCACCTCGCAGAGCGTGGTCGTGGGCTGGCCACAGGTGCAGGTTCCCGCCAGTGTCACCAACTGCGGGCCTCTGACCATAGACTACAGCAGCAGCGGGGCTGGCGGGGGCGGCCTGCCAGGAGGCGGTGGCATTCCGGGAGGTGGCGGCTCTGGGGGTGGTGGCCTGTTTGTGGACAAAAACCTGGGCGAGAACGTGACAGTGACCATTTCCATCACCGGCCCGACCAGCACCACCCGCACCTTCAACTCCGACACCTTCCAGTTCAAGTACGATTTTACGACGCCCGGCACCTATACCGTGGCGGTGGAGGCCGTGAACGAGTGCGGCAGTTCCAATTCCATTTACCAGGGGCAGCCCGCGCCCACGCAGCAGGTCGTGATTCTGCAGCAGCCCACCAAGCCTACCATACCGGCGCCCGGCGCTGTCTGTGCCGGCGACACGGTGCTGCTGAAGCCTTCAGGCCCGGGGCCCATATATGCCTGGTTCGACTCGGACCTTCCGGCGGCCATCCCGATCGCTACTGGTGAGACTTTCACGACGCCGTCGCTCACAGCTGATATAACATACTATGTGGCCGCGGTGGATACGGCCAATGGCGTGATATGCATCGGGCCCAAAGCGCCCATCGCAATAGATGTGGTGCCGGGTATTACCAATAACACCATTGCCGCAGCGCAAGGCGAAACTCAGAACGTTTGTATAGGAGAAACACCGGCCCGATTAACAGGCAGCACACCCTCAGGCGGCGACACGAGCGTGCCCTATAGCTACAAATGGGAATTTAGTACCACCGGGCCTGCCAGTGAGTTTAAAGCTGCCCCCGGTGTGAACAATACGATCAACTATACCCCAACTGAGCCAGTGGAAGGCAACACCTGGTTCAGGCGCCTGGTATTCTCGGGCAGTTGCTCCACCGATTCCAGCAACGTTGTCTCCATTGTTGCCGTTGATCCGATACCCGCCAGTGCCAATACCATCGGTCCGGCGCAGCAACTCTGCGAAGGAGACACGCCAGCGCCACTTATCGGCAACCGCCCTACGGGTGGGGGCGGTGCACCTTATATATACCTGTGGGAGTTGAGCACCGAAGGCCCTGATGCAGGCTTTGTAACTGCTTCTGGTACCAGCAACGAGGAAAATTATACATTCCCGGCGGGAGCATTGAGTCAATCCAAGATCTGGATCAGGCGTGCCGTGACATCGGGTGGCTGTACCTCATATTCTGAGCCGATCACCATTACCGTCTTCCCGGCCATCGCCGATAACACCATCAGCGATAACCAGGAGGTCTGCACAGGTACTGCCCCGGAGGCGCTTACGGGTTCAGCCCCGACAGGCGGCAACGGCAAGTACATGTACCTATGGGAAAGCAGCACGACCGGGCCGGCCAGCGGCTTTGCCCCGGCAGCAGGCACCAACACAGGCCAGAGCTACACGCCCGGCAACATCACCCAAACCACCTATTACCGGCGCGTGGTATCGGCCGGGGACTGTAAGCCCAACACAAGCGGCGTGGTGACGATTAAGGTGAACGAGGGCATCCTGAACAACACCATATCCGCTGAGCAGCCCGCCGTATGCGTTGGCCAGACAACGGTTGCCTTCCGGGGCAGCACGCCGACGGGCGGCACCGGCACCTATACCTACCTTTGGGAAAGCAGCACCAGTGGCCCGGATGTGGGTTTCAACCCAGCGCCCGACGATAAAGACGGCATTAATTACACATCGCCCACGCTCACGCAAAATACCTGGTTCAGGCGCAGAGTGAGCTCTGAAGGCTGCTCGAGTGTGTCTGAGTCTGTGCAAATCACGGTTACACCGCTGCCCGAAAACCCGGTGCTGACGGTAGAGGATGCCACCGCCTGCCCCAACGGCTCCGCTACGCTTGAGGTGGCGAACACGAACGGCAATACCATCGAGTGGTATGCCGCGCCCACCGGCGGGTCGCCTGTATTTGTGGGGCCAAGCTTCACGACGCCGAACCTGCAGCAAAGCACCACTTACTATGTGCAGGCGGTAAACGCCAACAGCTGTACCAGCGCCGCGCGCACTGAAGCGACTGTTACCATTGTGGAGCCTGTGGCCAATGCCGGCGAGGATGTGACAATCATCCAGGGCCGTACAGCGGAACTGGAAGCCACCGGCGGGGTGAGTTATCTGTGGGAGCCTGCCGAGGGACTCAACGACCCTACCCTGGCCCGGCCCATCGCCTCGCCGCAGGAGACCACCACCTACACCGTTACCGTGACGACAGCCGAGGGATGTACCGCCACCGACGAGGTGACGGTCACGGTGATCCCTTCCATCATCGTGCCCAACGCCTTTACCCCGAACCGGGACCAGGTGAACGAAATCTGGGAGATTGAGAACCACGAGAATTACCCTGACATGCGGGTGGAAGTGTTCAACCGGTGGGGCAACAAAGTCTATAGCTCTTCGGCCGGCTACGGCACGCCATGGGATGGCACCTATAACGGGGAGGTGCTGCCGGTTGCCACGTATTACTACATTATTTATCTCAACAGCGCCGAAAAGCCTATTTCCGGCAGCGTGACCATTATTCGCTGA
- a CDS encoding malectin domain-containing carbohydrate-binding protein: MKEEYVAFLVVLNSIRQKMEILVLGMVGSLILTLGTILPPGQAVAAGANGTGVFAMGHAGFLARSFTGYTVYAFPGFREAFLKALMIQSSSSNAYMVVENLDKFPAPDRFVASRIQIPWRRTNSDGTYTPYNANHDKLRLKISNRGTGTLTISNLTLSNTAAWRIVSLNGTAYNSSTSLPRSLGTGASLEVVIAFVAKDLGGRVKILNDRLTIASNDASAPAKEVKLHGLWQYRGEGNNEPYAVEVIRALGFMSRTGFASNDGVIDGSSLVPNSDEILSAFFVRADPSRPVTVVQMAAYHGCCSFTERFQWYSKGTSTINTLFTHNSLDGQSLLPRRSGSSTEVAAGTFSASGAFGFRVASAYSDRTRNYKGKIGMRIWKAIDANGNVIPNAYIIGGDYLGTQYTNYDYQDNIYYVGNLKPEAGSAHYSELAAAPSAVSFGSLLTGGSKSMSVNLKNSGKTYSSGNDPSILIKGVEVVGPGKAEFSATAPSTTTLGPQSSTNIAVSFRPSSQGIKNAALLVHYNSAASPLRILLYGIANSSSFTITAAKRIKGASDASKTIAGVVWEADVNYRKGSIKLDKQLVTTAIAATEDDVLYQTYLSASTDLAETRYEIPIANGSYYVRMHFVENYFTAVGARVFSISIENQLRLSGFDIYREAGYRAALVKDFTVNVTDGMLHIKFNPTVNRVAIAGVEIFRAPSGAKLAASNSSALEAVAVGHKAQLKVYPNPSKGGKVQVELSGFAGRETTLVTLYDMAGRHLQTKVLLTDDEGAASTELLSGRQANPGMYLVKAQATSGRAEFYLIIE; the protein is encoded by the coding sequence ATGAAAGAGGAATACGTAGCATTTCTTGTTGTTTTGAATTCCATCAGGCAGAAGATGGAGATATTGGTATTAGGCATGGTGGGGAGCCTCATCCTGACACTCGGCACTATTCTTCCTCCCGGGCAGGCAGTGGCAGCCGGAGCGAACGGCACAGGCGTCTTCGCTATGGGGCATGCCGGCTTTCTGGCGCGCAGCTTTACCGGCTACACAGTCTATGCCTTCCCTGGCTTTAGGGAAGCCTTTTTGAAGGCCCTGATGATACAAAGCTCATCGAGCAATGCATACATGGTGGTGGAGAACCTGGATAAGTTTCCGGCGCCAGACCGTTTTGTTGCCTCCCGCATTCAGATTCCGTGGCGACGCACGAACAGCGACGGCACCTATACCCCTTACAACGCCAACCATGATAAGCTGAGGCTGAAAATCAGTAACAGAGGCACCGGAACCCTTACTATAAGCAATCTGACGCTTTCTAACACGGCAGCCTGGAGAATTGTCTCGCTTAATGGCACAGCCTATAATTCCAGCACCTCCTTGCCCAGAAGCCTGGGTACGGGTGCCTCTCTTGAGGTGGTCATAGCGTTTGTAGCAAAAGATTTGGGGGGCCGGGTGAAAATACTAAACGACAGGCTCACCATAGCTTCCAATGATGCTTCAGCCCCTGCAAAGGAGGTGAAACTGCACGGGTTGTGGCAGTACAGAGGCGAAGGGAACAACGAACCATATGCCGTGGAGGTAATACGTGCCTTAGGGTTTATGTCCAGGACCGGGTTTGCCTCCAATGACGGCGTAATAGATGGAAGCAGCCTGGTGCCCAACTCTGATGAGATATTGTCGGCCTTTTTTGTGCGCGCGGATCCCAGCAGGCCGGTTACGGTGGTGCAGATGGCGGCCTACCACGGCTGTTGCTCCTTCACAGAGCGGTTCCAGTGGTACAGCAAAGGCACCTCCACCATCAATACGCTGTTTACGCACAACTCACTGGATGGACAATCGCTGCTTCCCAGAAGGAGCGGTTCGTCCACGGAGGTGGCCGCGGGCACGTTCAGCGCGAGTGGGGCCTTCGGATTCAGGGTGGCTAGCGCTTACTCCGACAGGACCAGAAACTACAAGGGCAAGATAGGCATGCGCATCTGGAAGGCAATAGACGCCAATGGCAATGTTATACCCAATGCTTACATCATTGGTGGCGATTACCTCGGCACGCAGTACACCAACTATGATTACCAGGACAATATATACTATGTAGGCAACCTGAAGCCGGAAGCAGGCTCGGCCCATTACTCAGAGCTGGCTGCCGCGCCCTCAGCAGTGTCTTTTGGCTCGTTGCTGACAGGCGGAAGCAAAAGCATGAGTGTGAACCTGAAGAACTCAGGCAAAACATACAGCAGCGGCAACGATCCTTCTATTCTGATAAAAGGCGTAGAGGTAGTCGGGCCTGGTAAAGCTGAGTTCTCGGCCACAGCCCCATCCACCACCACGCTCGGGCCCCAGAGTTCCACTAACATCGCGGTAAGCTTCAGGCCGAGTAGCCAGGGCATCAAAAATGCGGCCCTGCTGGTGCATTATAACAGCGCCGCATCCCCATTGCGGATACTGCTTTATGGCATTGCCAACAGTAGCAGTTTCACCATTACGGCTGCCAAGCGCATAAAAGGCGCCTCTGACGCCAGCAAGACCATTGCAGGCGTTGTTTGGGAGGCTGATGTAAACTACCGCAAAGGCAGTATAAAACTGGATAAGCAGCTTGTGACAACGGCTATCGCGGCTACAGAAGACGATGTCCTCTATCAGACCTACCTGTCGGCGTCCACTGACCTGGCCGAAACGCGCTACGAGATTCCGATTGCCAATGGCAGCTATTATGTGCGCATGCACTTTGTAGAGAATTACTTCACAGCCGTGGGAGCCAGGGTGTTCAGCATCAGCATAGAAAATCAACTGCGCCTTTCCGGCTTCGATATCTACAGGGAGGCAGGCTACAGAGCCGCGCTGGTGAAAGACTTTACAGTAAATGTGACGGACGGGATGCTCCATATCAAGTTTAACCCTACCGTTAACCGCGTGGCCATAGCAGGTGTCGAAATATTCAGGGCACCTTCCGGGGCAAAGCTGGCTGCCTCCAACTCATCAGCCCTGGAAGCCGTGGCGGTGGGGCATAAAGCACAACTGAAGGTATACCCCAATCCGAGCAAAGGCGGGAAAGTGCAGGTGGAGCTATCGGGCTTTGCCGGGCGCGAAACCACCCTTGTCACCCTGTATGATATGGCAGGGCGCCATCTTCAGACAAAAGTATTGCTTACTGACGACGAGGGGGCAGCCAGCACAGAACTGCTTTCAGGCAGGCAGGCGAACCCGGGAATGTACCTGGTGAAGGCTCAGGCAACCTCAGGCAGGGCCGAGTTTTATTTGATTATCGAGTAA
- a CDS encoding methyltransferase family protein, producing MISIGNFFFKYRNILFIFLYLALFIPSPAIFTREAFGENYYLWPIILGLVITVTGQLIRGATIGLAYIIRGGKDKKVYAEELVTEGIFNHCRNPLYVGNILMLAGVGVLSNSLLYVAVFIPLFLFIYQAIVLAEENFLRKKFGPQFDAYCSRVNRWLIDPRGLGATFSQMHFNARRWILKEYNTQFVWLVGIALILLLKYPQLTGYDMDLRNMLIPAVIVVLGLIYLSVRYLKKSGRLVAN from the coding sequence ATGATATCCATCGGCAATTTCTTTTTCAAGTACCGGAACATCCTGTTCATCTTCCTGTACCTGGCCCTCTTCATCCCGTCTCCGGCCATCTTCACAAGGGAGGCATTCGGCGAGAACTACTACCTGTGGCCCATCATCCTCGGCCTGGTCATCACCGTGACGGGGCAGCTCATCCGGGGCGCCACCATCGGCCTGGCCTATATCATCCGCGGCGGCAAGGACAAGAAAGTGTATGCCGAGGAACTGGTGACGGAGGGTATCTTTAACCACTGCCGAAACCCGCTGTACGTAGGCAACATCCTGATGCTGGCCGGGGTGGGTGTCCTCTCCAACTCGCTTCTATATGTGGCGGTGTTCATCCCGCTCTTCCTGTTCATATACCAGGCCATCGTGCTGGCCGAGGAGAACTTCCTCCGAAAAAAGTTCGGGCCGCAGTTCGACGCCTACTGCTCCCGCGTCAACCGATGGCTGATAGACCCGAGAGGGCTCGGCGCCACCTTCAGCCAGATGCATTTTAACGCCCGGCGCTGGATTCTGAAAGAGTACAACACGCAGTTCGTCTGGCTGGTGGGCATCGCGCTCATCCTGTTGCTGAAGTACCCACAGCTCACCGGCTACGACATGGACCTCCGCAACATGCTCATCCCGGCGGTGATCGTTGTGCTCGGCCTGATTTACCTTTCGGTCCGGTACCTGAAAAAGTCGGGGAGGCTGGTGGCTAATTAA
- a CDS encoding Ig-like domain-containing protein, whose amino-acid sequence MCYSFNLASAWQVLLMALSMFISVEAAAQGCPPISPLSCDQVQASLPVSLTFGSSVSGTVKDKNGVGTGFRMAADYSGTRLSADGTPRYTSVPGYEPSKLTVSSGTLKLVTNKGIAYLTNNNQLNALGVRVDSRGKLQTDVILVKPYNGSSGQQAGIWFGLNDKTYLKLVVIANKVEFRREINDASGSADQRITSAITGLNTKYMRLRLTVDPATNTAEAFYSTDGSTYLNVGAAYSTKSLSIANMGLTASTAYAGIYATHRNSNSSVTYTFDNFSVKSLSSRPYVAAVRPANGATNVPLDQSMSVDLAFPSGKSLDVSTANTATVKLFAVTGSGLSQVSGTAVNTTAAGDAITLSAALNASTTYEFQISDQVKDLNGYAIIPFKSRFTTTSSAPDTPTDLEGVSFTMKTLVDNGFGSYGFTTLVIGPDHRLYAVSSGGKIERWDINADGTIRNHVTISPFGTTQRLLIGFHFDPSATATNLIAWISHSSAAYNAVPDWTGKITRINLSNPSSPQLKDYVINLPRSYKDHSTNSIDFGPDGALYFTQGSNTAMGAPDAAWGNRPERLLTAAVLRLDIARAQQLALPINAKTRDGGGTYDPFSSGAPLTIYARGVRNAYDLVWHSNGQLYVPTNGSAAGGSTPELKSGSVWSDGKTYTGPTIAAMTDVRDTQNDYLYRVQKGGYYGHPNTLRKEYILNGGNPTSGTDLGEVVWTANGQTYGYPVGTPREPNFRGWSYDFGPNISPNGVIEYKSNAFDGKLKGRLLVCRFSGGDDIMVLQPGGTSKDIISAVTGSQIPGLRKPFANPLDIVEDERTGNLYLTEYYDGNGDGKPCLTLLKADKPATTTATALSTQAMRVRPESEDMEDMEVYPNPAAGGAALLVVHNLRSMALVTISLTDASGRVAQTLTVSADEQGAARAEVVIGKLLSPGLYIIQARSSSGEVRSGKLLVQ is encoded by the coding sequence ATGTGCTATTCTTTTAATCTTGCCTCAGCATGGCAGGTCTTGCTGATGGCGCTGAGCATGTTCATTTCTGTTGAGGCGGCCGCGCAAGGCTGCCCGCCCATCAGCCCCTTATCTTGTGACCAGGTACAGGCCTCTCTTCCGGTGAGCCTCACGTTTGGCAGTAGTGTTTCCGGAACTGTGAAGGATAAAAACGGAGTAGGCACGGGCTTCCGGATGGCAGCTGACTACTCGGGCACGCGCCTTTCTGCGGATGGCACGCCGCGTTACACGTCCGTGCCGGGCTATGAGCCGTCAAAGCTGACGGTGAGCTCCGGCACCTTGAAGCTGGTTACAAACAAAGGCATAGCCTACCTTACCAACAACAACCAATTGAACGCGCTCGGGGTGCGGGTGGATTCGCGGGGAAAGCTCCAGACAGATGTTATACTGGTTAAACCTTATAACGGCAGTTCAGGTCAGCAGGCAGGGATCTGGTTTGGCCTGAATGACAAGACGTACCTGAAATTGGTAGTGATTGCCAATAAAGTAGAGTTCAGAAGAGAAATAAATGATGCCTCGGGCTCCGCCGATCAGCGCATCACCTCCGCCATCACCGGGCTCAACACAAAGTACATGAGACTGCGGCTAACCGTAGATCCGGCAACCAACACAGCGGAAGCCTTTTACTCCACAGACGGGTCTACCTACCTGAACGTGGGAGCGGCGTACTCCACCAAAAGCCTGAGTATTGCAAACATGGGCCTCACAGCCTCTACAGCCTATGCCGGCATATATGCCACACACCGTAATTCGAACTCGTCGGTAACGTACACGTTCGATAACTTCTCTGTCAAGTCTCTTTCATCAAGGCCCTATGTAGCGGCGGTGCGCCCTGCCAACGGAGCTACCAATGTTCCCCTGGACCAGTCGATGTCGGTAGACCTGGCATTTCCGAGCGGCAAATCCCTTGATGTCAGTACAGCCAACACAGCCACAGTCAAGCTGTTTGCTGTAACAGGCTCGGGCTTAAGCCAGGTTTCGGGAACAGCCGTTAACACAACGGCCGCAGGCGACGCGATTACGCTCTCGGCCGCGCTTAATGCCAGCACCACCTATGAGTTTCAGATATCAGATCAGGTAAAGGACCTGAACGGGTATGCCATTATCCCCTTCAAATCGCGTTTCACCACAACCAGCTCGGCCCCCGACACGCCCACCGACCTGGAGGGGGTATCCTTTACCATGAAAACCCTGGTGGATAACGGCTTCGGGAGCTATGGCTTTACAACCCTTGTGATTGGCCCGGACCACCGGCTCTACGCGGTTTCTTCGGGCGGTAAGATAGAGCGCTGGGATATAAACGCTGACGGCACCATCCGCAACCATGTTACCATTTCTCCTTTTGGCACCACACAGCGTCTGTTGATCGGCTTTCATTTCGACCCATCCGCAACGGCTACCAATCTCATTGCCTGGATAAGCCATTCTTCCGCGGCCTACAATGCTGTTCCTGACTGGACCGGCAAGATCACAAGGATTAACCTGAGCAACCCCTCCAGCCCACAGCTCAAGGACTATGTTATCAACCTTCCCCGCTCTTACAAGGACCACTCGACCAACTCCATCGATTTTGGCCCGGATGGGGCGCTGTACTTCACACAGGGCAGCAACACGGCCATGGGGGCTCCTGACGCGGCCTGGGGCAACAGGCCCGAAAGGCTTCTGACCGCCGCTGTGCTGCGTCTGGATATTGCCCGGGCACAGCAGCTTGCTTTGCCCATAAATGCTAAAACCCGCGACGGGGGCGGAACCTACGATCCGTTTTCCTCGGGCGCCCCGCTCACCATATATGCCAGGGGGGTGCGGAATGCCTATGACTTGGTCTGGCACTCGAACGGGCAGCTCTATGTGCCCACCAACGGTTCGGCGGCCGGAGGCAGCACCCCTGAGCTTAAATCGGGCTCTGTGTGGTCTGACGGGAAAACGTATACCGGGCCTACCATCGCGGCCATGACGGATGTGCGTGACACACAGAACGATTACCTGTACAGGGTGCAGAAAGGCGGGTATTACGGCCACCCCAATACGCTGCGCAAAGAGTACATCCTGAACGGCGGAAACCCGACCAGCGGCACCGATCTCGGTGAGGTGGTCTGGACAGCGAACGGCCAGACCTACGGCTATCCGGTGGGCACGCCCAGGGAGCCCAACTTCAGGGGCTGGTCCTACGACTTCGGGCCCAACATCTCCCCTAACGGTGTGATCGAGTACAAGAGCAACGCCTTTGACGGCAAACTGAAGGGCAGGCTGCTGGTATGCCGCTTCAGCGGGGGGGACGATATAATGGTGCTGCAGCCGGGAGGAACCTCGAAAGACATTATCAGTGCCGTTACAGGCAGCCAGATTCCGGGCCTCCGGAAGCCATTTGCCAACCCGCTCGATATTGTGGAGGATGAGCGCACAGGCAATCTGTACCTTACTGAGTACTATGATGGCAACGGTGACGGAAAACCCTGCCTGACCTTGCTGAAAGCTGATAAACCCGCGACTACAACGGCCACAGCGCTAAGTACACAAGCCATGCGTGTAAGGCCGGAAAGCGAAGATATGGAAGATATGGAGGTGTATCCCAATCCGGCGGCAGGAGGTGCTGCGCTTCTGGTGGTTCATAACCTGCGTAGCATGGCCTTGGTTACCATTTCGCTGACAGACGCGTCAGGGCGTGTGGCACAGACCCTGACGGTAAGCGCCGACGAGCAGGGGGCTGCCAGGGCGGAGGTGGTGATCGGGAAGCTCCTGAGCCCCGGGCTCTACATCATCCAAGCACGGTCCTCGTCAGGTGAAGTCAGGTCTGGGAAACTGCTGGTACAGTAA
- the cmoA gene encoding carboxy-S-adenosyl-L-methionine synthase CmoA, whose translation MAESNKETDEVFKEELKAASDFKFSAKVASVFDDMVNRSVPFYGEIQRMVAELAADHAQEGTNVYDLGCSTGTTLIGMDTMIPPDIRFVGIDDSPEMLQKCDRKLKEAGLVRPYELQAADIQQGADIQNASVVVLCLTLQFIRPIYRERLLKSIAEGLVANGVLILVEKVLTEDTVFNRDFIKYYYNYKRRNHYSEMEISQKREALENVLIPYKLSENVHMLREAGFASCETFFKWYNFSGVIAIKK comes from the coding sequence ATGGCCGAAAGCAACAAAGAGACCGATGAGGTTTTCAAGGAAGAGCTGAAAGCAGCCTCAGACTTCAAGTTCAGCGCCAAGGTGGCCAGCGTATTTGACGATATGGTGAACCGCTCTGTTCCTTTTTATGGCGAAATCCAGCGGATGGTGGCGGAACTGGCGGCAGACCACGCCCAGGAGGGCACCAACGTCTACGACCTGGGCTGCTCTACCGGCACCACCCTGATCGGCATGGACACCATGATACCGCCCGACATCCGCTTTGTGGGCATCGACGACTCGCCCGAGATGCTTCAGAAATGCGACCGGAAGCTGAAAGAGGCGGGCCTGGTGAGGCCCTACGAGCTGCAGGCGGCCGATATACAGCAGGGCGCCGACATACAGAACGCCTCGGTGGTGGTGCTGTGCCTCACGCTGCAGTTCATCCGGCCCATCTACCGCGAGAGGCTGCTGAAAAGCATCGCCGAGGGCCTGGTGGCCAACGGCGTGCTGATTCTGGTGGAGAAGGTGCTGACCGAGGACACCGTCTTCAACCGCGACTTTATCAAATACTACTACAACTACAAGCGCAGGAACCACTACAGCGAGATGGAGATATCGCAGAAAAGGGAGGCGCTCGAGAACGTGCTCATCCCCTACAAGCTCAGCGAGAACGTACACATGCTGCGCGAGGCGGGCTTCGCCTCCTGCGAGACGTTCTTCAAGTGGTACAATTTCTCCGGCGTCATTGCAATCAAAAAATAA